A genomic region of Trifolium pratense cultivar HEN17-A07 linkage group LG3, ARS_RC_1.1, whole genome shotgun sequence contains the following coding sequences:
- the LOC123918826 gene encoding NAC domain-containing protein 100-like isoform X1, which yields MENVSVMCKEEDQMDLPPGFRFHPTDEELISHYLLRKVTDTNFSAKAIGEVDLNKSEPWDLPWKAKMGEKEWYFFCVRDRKYPTGLRTNRATEAGYWKATGKDKEIYRGKSLVGMKKTLVFYKGRAPKGEKTNWVMHEYRLDGKLSIHNLPKTAKQNEWVICRVYQKSLSSKKTCFSGGIMRLNSFGNELGSSILPPLTESSPYSIDKIKSPYVSCFSNPIERNQVGIFNTFSNNPFEVHSNHSINLPKNTLSIGSFYSNQEVQTTPNLPLSGSVYNNGSNFENQQHLPVSTAPIDISTLWNY from the exons ATGGAAAATGTTTCAGTTATGTGTAAGGAAGAGGATCAAATGGATTTGCCACCAGGGTTTAGGTTTCATCCAACTGATGAAGAGCTTATTAGCCATTATCTTCTAAGAAAAGTAACTGACACAAACTTTTCTGCTAAGGCCATTGGAGAGGTTGATTTAAACAAATCTGAACCTTGGGATTTGCCAT GGAAAGCAAAAATGGGTGAGAaagaatggtattttttttgtgtgagaGATAGAAAGTATCCAACTGGTTTAAGGACTAATAGAGCAACTGAAGCTGGATATTGGAAAGCAACAGGAAAAGATAAGGAAATTTATAGAGGAAAATCTCTTGTTGGAATGAAGAAAACTCTTGTTTTCTATAAAGGAAGAGCACCTAAAGGAGAGAAAACTAATTGGGTGATGCATGAATATAGACTTGATGGTAAATTGTCTATTCATAATCTCCCTAAAACTGCAAAG CAGAATGAGTGGGTGATTTGCAGGGTATATCAGAAGAGTTTATCAAGCAAAAAGACATGTTTTTCTGGTGGGATAATGAGGTTAAACTCTTTTGGAAATGAACTTGGTTCTTCTATTCTTCCACCACTCACAGAATCCTCACCTTATTCCATTGACAAAATCAAATCACCTTACGTGTCCTGCTTCTCCAATCCAATTGAAAGAAACCAAGTTGGAATCTTTAATACCTTTAGCAACAACCCTTTTGAGGTTCATTCAAATCATTCAATTAATCTTCCAAAAAACACACTTTCTATTGGTTCGTTTTACTCTAATCAAGAGGTTCAAACCACACCAAATTTGCCATTATCTGGTTCTGTTTATAACAATGGATCAAACTTTGAGAATCAGCAGCACCTACCTGTTTCAACTGCACCAATAGATATATCTACCTTGTGGAATTATTAA
- the LOC123918826 gene encoding NAC domain-containing protein 100-like isoform X2 codes for MENVSVMCKEEDQMDLPPGFRFHPTDEELISHYLLRKVTDTNFSAKAIGEVDLNKSEPWDLPWKAKMGEKEWYFFCVRDRKYPTGLRTNRATEAGYWKATGKDKEIYRGKSLVGMKKTLVFYKGRAPKGEKTNWVMHEYRLDGKLSIHNLPKTAKNEWVICRVYQKSLSSKKTCFSGGIMRLNSFGNELGSSILPPLTESSPYSIDKIKSPYVSCFSNPIERNQVGIFNTFSNNPFEVHSNHSINLPKNTLSIGSFYSNQEVQTTPNLPLSGSVYNNGSNFENQQHLPVSTAPIDISTLWNY; via the exons ATGGAAAATGTTTCAGTTATGTGTAAGGAAGAGGATCAAATGGATTTGCCACCAGGGTTTAGGTTTCATCCAACTGATGAAGAGCTTATTAGCCATTATCTTCTAAGAAAAGTAACTGACACAAACTTTTCTGCTAAGGCCATTGGAGAGGTTGATTTAAACAAATCTGAACCTTGGGATTTGCCAT GGAAAGCAAAAATGGGTGAGAaagaatggtattttttttgtgtgagaGATAGAAAGTATCCAACTGGTTTAAGGACTAATAGAGCAACTGAAGCTGGATATTGGAAAGCAACAGGAAAAGATAAGGAAATTTATAGAGGAAAATCTCTTGTTGGAATGAAGAAAACTCTTGTTTTCTATAAAGGAAGAGCACCTAAAGGAGAGAAAACTAATTGGGTGATGCATGAATATAGACTTGATGGTAAATTGTCTATTCATAATCTCCCTAAAACTGCAAAG AATGAGTGGGTGATTTGCAGGGTATATCAGAAGAGTTTATCAAGCAAAAAGACATGTTTTTCTGGTGGGATAATGAGGTTAAACTCTTTTGGAAATGAACTTGGTTCTTCTATTCTTCCACCACTCACAGAATCCTCACCTTATTCCATTGACAAAATCAAATCACCTTACGTGTCCTGCTTCTCCAATCCAATTGAAAGAAACCAAGTTGGAATCTTTAATACCTTTAGCAACAACCCTTTTGAGGTTCATTCAAATCATTCAATTAATCTTCCAAAAAACACACTTTCTATTGGTTCGTTTTACTCTAATCAAGAGGTTCAAACCACACCAAATTTGCCATTATCTGGTTCTGTTTATAACAATGGATCAAACTTTGAGAATCAGCAGCACCTACCTGTTTCAACTGCACCAATAGATATATCTACCTTGTGGAATTATTAA